The following proteins are encoded in a genomic region of Candidatus Limnocylindria bacterium:
- a CDS encoding thymidine phosphorylase — protein MPGLTRLVVRVVELIERKRDGGKLTAEEIDHLIQGYTRGEVPDYQMSAFLMAVVWRGMDAKETAALTASMVGSGERLDLSRFGRVVDKHSTGGVGDKTTLVVAPLVAACGLPVAKMSGRGLGFSGGTLDKLESFAGYRVDLTTAEFLAQLGRIGIVVTGQTKELAPADGLLYALRDTTGTVPAIPLIASSIMSKKIAAGAQAVVLDVKVGSGAFMKDLPSARALARAMVAIGVAHGLAVTCELTDMEQPLGRAVGNALEVAEAIETLRGRGPADLVKLARVAAAEMLVRGRKSRDTKSALAAVDRALADGSGLAKLRDLVAAQGGDARAVDDPSRLPHAPRVERLVASRTAFVAAIAADRVGMASVRLGAGREKKGDPIDLRTGVVLHAKVGDRVERGQPYAEVHVSVKPGDADATSEIRAAFRWSARRVAPRRLILGRIASR, from the coding sequence GTGCCCGGCCTCACGCGGCTGGTAGTGCGGGTCGTCGAGCTCATCGAGCGCAAGCGTGACGGTGGGAAGCTCACCGCCGAGGAGATCGACCACCTCATACAGGGCTACACGAGAGGCGAGGTCCCCGACTATCAGATGTCCGCCTTCCTCATGGCGGTGGTGTGGCGCGGCATGGACGCGAAGGAAACGGCGGCCCTGACCGCGAGCATGGTCGGCTCGGGCGAGCGCCTCGATCTCTCGCGCTTCGGTCGCGTGGTCGACAAGCACTCCACCGGCGGAGTGGGGGACAAGACCACGCTCGTCGTTGCGCCGCTCGTCGCCGCGTGCGGCCTTCCCGTCGCGAAGATGAGCGGACGCGGCCTTGGCTTCTCCGGAGGGACGCTCGACAAGCTCGAATCGTTCGCCGGCTACCGCGTCGATCTCACGACCGCGGAGTTCCTGGCGCAGCTCGGCCGGATCGGCATCGTCGTCACCGGCCAGACGAAAGAGCTCGCGCCGGCGGACGGACTCCTCTATGCGCTGCGCGATACGACCGGCACCGTGCCGGCGATCCCCCTCATCGCCTCGAGCATCATGTCGAAGAAGATCGCCGCCGGCGCGCAGGCCGTCGTGCTCGACGTGAAGGTCGGCAGCGGCGCCTTCATGAAGGATCTCCCGTCCGCGCGCGCGCTCGCGCGAGCGATGGTCGCGATCGGCGTCGCGCATGGCCTCGCGGTCACCTGCGAGCTCACCGATATGGAGCAGCCGCTTGGACGCGCGGTCGGCAACGCGCTGGAGGTCGCCGAAGCGATCGAGACGCTGCGCGGTCGCGGGCCCGCGGATCTGGTGAAGCTCGCTCGTGTTGCCGCCGCGGAGATGCTCGTGCGCGGGCGCAAGTCGCGCGACACGAAGAGCGCCCTCGCCGCGGTCGATCGCGCGCTCGCCGATGGGAGCGGGCTCGCCAAGCTTCGCGACCTTGTGGCCGCGCAGGGGGGCGACGCACGCGCGGTCGATGACCCGAGCCGGCTCCCGCACGCGCCGCGTGTGGAGCGCCTCGTCGCGAGTCGCACCGCGTTCGTCGCCGCGATCGCGGCGGACCGCGTCGGCATGGCATCGGTGCGGCTGGGCGCGGGCCGCGAGAAGAAAGGCGACCCGATCGATCTACGTACGGGCGTGGTCCTGCACGCCAAGGTCGGCGACCGCGTCGAGCGCGGACAGCCTTATGCGGAGGTCCACGTCTCCGTCAAGCCAGGGGATGCGGACGCGACCAGTGAGATCCGCGCGGCGTTCCGGTGGAGCGCGCGACGGGTAGCGCCGCGGCGCCTCATCCTCGGCCGCATCGCGAGCCGCTGA